A single Callithrix jacchus isolate 240 chromosome 4, calJac240_pri, whole genome shotgun sequence DNA region contains:
- the ZUP1 gene encoding zinc finger-containing ubiquitin peptidase 1 isoform X1: MLSCDICGETVTSEPDMKAHLLIVHMENEIICPFCKLSGVNYDEMCFHIETTHFEQNTLEGNFERINTVQYGTSDNKKDNTLQCGTEVNSSIHSGCASHPKNSAQSLIKDSTLKHEAFYSENLTESRKFLTSREKQSDLTEIKGSIYETTYSPPECPFCGKIEEHREDMETHVKTKHANLLDIPLEDCDQPLYDCPICGLICTNYHILQEHVDLHLEENSFQQAGMDRVQCSGDLQLAQQLQQEEDRKRSEESRREIEEFQKLQRQYGLDNSGGYKQQQLRNMEIEVNRGRMPPSEFHRRKADMMESLAIGIDDGKTKTSGIIEALHRYYQNAATDVRRVWLSSVVDHFHSSLGDKGWGCGYRNFQMLLSSLLQNDAYNDCLKGMSIPCIPKIQSMIEDAWKEGFDPQGASQLNNRLQGTKAWIGACEIYILLTSLRVKCHIVDFHKSTGPLGTHPCLFEWILNYYSSEGEVSSKVVCTSKPPIYLQHQGHSRTVIGIEEKRNRTLCLLILDPGCPSREMQKLLKQDVEASSLKQLRKSMGNLKHKQYQIVAVEGALSPVEKVARRQASQVFTAEKIP; this comes from the exons ATGCTTTCCTGTGATATCTGTGGAGAAACAGTAACCTCAGAACCAGACATGAAGGCTCACCTTCTAATTGTTCACatggaaaatgaaattatatgtcCGTTTTGCAAGCTATCAGGTGTGAATTATGATGAAATGTGTTTTCATATTGAAACAACTCATTTTGAGCAGAATACACTTGAAGGAAACTTTGAGAGGATAAATACAGTACAATATGGAACTTCAGATAACAAGAAAGACAACACTCTACAGTGTGGAACAGAAGTTAATTCAAGTATTCATTCAGGTTGTGCGTCTCATCCAAAAAATTCAGCTCAAAGCCTGATTAAAGATAGTACTTTAAAACATGAAGCCTTTTATTCAGAGAACTTAACTGAGTCTAGAAAATTCCTGACAAGTAGGGAAAAACAGTCTGACCTGACCGAAATTAAAGGATCTATTTACGAAACAACGTATAGTCCTCCCGAATGTCCTTTCTGTGGAAAAATAGAGGAGCATAGAGAAGATATGGAAACTCATGTGAAAACAAAGCATGCCAATCTTTTAGACATTCCATTGGAAg ACTGTGATCAACCACTCTATGATTGTCCTATATGTGGGCTCATATGTACAAATTACCATATTCTTCAGGAACATGTTGACTTGCatttagaagaaaacagctttcaACAAG CAGGCATGGATAGAGTCCAGTGTTCTGGTGATCTGCAATTGGCTCAGCAGCTTCAgcaagaagaagacagaaagagatcTGAAGAATCAAGACGAGAAATAGAAGAATTTCAGAAGCTTCAG AGACAATATGGTTTAGATAATTCTGGAGgatacaaacaacaacaactacgAAATATGGAGATAGAAGTAAATAGGGGAAGAATGCCTCCGTCTGAATTTCATAGAAGAAAAGCTGATATGATGGAATCATTAGCTATTGGTATTGatgatggaaaaacaaaaacttctg GAATTATTGAAGCACTTCATAGGTATTATCAGAATGCTGCCACAGATGTGAGGCGGGTGTGGCTTTCTTCGGTGGTGGATCACTTTCATTCATCTTTAGGCGACAAAGGTTGGGGTTGTGGTTACAGAAATTTCCAAATGCTACTTTCATCATTATTACAAAATGATGCTTATAATGATTGCTTAAAAG gtatGTCGATTCCTTGCATTCCAAAAATTCAATCCATGATTGAAGATGCATGGAAGGAAGGTTTTGATCCTCAGGGGGCCTCTCAACTTAATAACAGGTTACAGGGAACAAAGGCCTGGATTGGagcatgtgaaatatatatactcCTGACCTCCCTAAGGGTAAA GTGTCATATTGTTGATTTTCACAAGTCAACTGGTCCTTTGGGTACACACCCTTGCTTATTTGAATGGATATTAAACTATTATTCTTCAGAGGGGGAAGTGAGTTCAAAGGTAGTGTGTACATCTAAACCTCCCATCTATCTTCAGCATCAAG GTCACAGTCGAACTGTTATCGGaattgaagagaaaagaaaccgAACATTATGTTTACTAATACTTGATCCTGGATGTCCTTCTCGAGAAATGCAGAAATTATTAAAGCAAGACGTAGAGGCTAGCAGTCTCAAGCAACTTCGGAAATCTATGGGAAATTTAAAACATAAGCAATACCAGATAGTAGCAGTAGAGGGTGCTCTTTCTCCAGTAGAGAAAGTT gCCAGGAGACAAGCTTCTCAAGTCTTTACAGCTGAGAAGATTCCTTGA
- the ZUP1 gene encoding zinc finger-containing ubiquitin peptidase 1 isoform X4 encodes MLSCDICGETVTSEPDMKAHLLIVHMENEIICPFCKLSGVNYDEMCFHIETTHFEQNTLEGNFERINTVQYGTSDNKKDNTLQCGTEVNSSIHSGCASHPKNSAQSLIKDSTLKHEAFYSENLTESRKFLTSREKQSDLTEIKGSIYETTYSPPECPFCGKIEEHREDMETHVKTKHANLLDIPLEDCDQPLYDCPICGLICTNYHILQEHVDLHLEENSFQQGMDRVQCSGDLQLAQQLQQEEDRKRSEESRREIEEFQKLQRQYGLDNSGGYKQQQLRNMEIEVNRGRMPPSEFHRRKADMMESLAIGIDDGKTKTSGIIEALHRYYQNAATDVRRVWLSSVVDHFHSSLGDKGMSIPCIPKIQSMIEDAWKEGFDPQGASQLNNRLQGTKAWIGACEIYILLTSLRVKCHIVDFHKSTGPLGTHPCLFEWILNYYSSEGEVSSKVVCTSKPPIYLQHQGHSRTVIGIEEKRNRTLCLLILDPGCPSREMQKLLKQDVEASSLKQLRKSMGNLKHKQYQIVAVEGALSPVEKVARRQASQVFTAEKIP; translated from the exons ATGCTTTCCTGTGATATCTGTGGAGAAACAGTAACCTCAGAACCAGACATGAAGGCTCACCTTCTAATTGTTCACatggaaaatgaaattatatgtcCGTTTTGCAAGCTATCAGGTGTGAATTATGATGAAATGTGTTTTCATATTGAAACAACTCATTTTGAGCAGAATACACTTGAAGGAAACTTTGAGAGGATAAATACAGTACAATATGGAACTTCAGATAACAAGAAAGACAACACTCTACAGTGTGGAACAGAAGTTAATTCAAGTATTCATTCAGGTTGTGCGTCTCATCCAAAAAATTCAGCTCAAAGCCTGATTAAAGATAGTACTTTAAAACATGAAGCCTTTTATTCAGAGAACTTAACTGAGTCTAGAAAATTCCTGACAAGTAGGGAAAAACAGTCTGACCTGACCGAAATTAAAGGATCTATTTACGAAACAACGTATAGTCCTCCCGAATGTCCTTTCTGTGGAAAAATAGAGGAGCATAGAGAAGATATGGAAACTCATGTGAAAACAAAGCATGCCAATCTTTTAGACATTCCATTGGAAg ACTGTGATCAACCACTCTATGATTGTCCTATATGTGGGCTCATATGTACAAATTACCATATTCTTCAGGAACATGTTGACTTGCatttagaagaaaacagctttcaACAAG GCATGGATAGAGTCCAGTGTTCTGGTGATCTGCAATTGGCTCAGCAGCTTCAgcaagaagaagacagaaagagatcTGAAGAATCAAGACGAGAAATAGAAGAATTTCAGAAGCTTCAG AGACAATATGGTTTAGATAATTCTGGAGgatacaaacaacaacaactacgAAATATGGAGATAGAAGTAAATAGGGGAAGAATGCCTCCGTCTGAATTTCATAGAAGAAAAGCTGATATGATGGAATCATTAGCTATTGGTATTGatgatggaaaaacaaaaacttctg GAATTATTGAAGCACTTCATAGGTATTATCAGAATGCTGCCACAGATGTGAGGCGGGTGTGGCTTTCTTCGGTGGTGGATCACTTTCATTCATCTTTAGGCGACAAAG gtatGTCGATTCCTTGCATTCCAAAAATTCAATCCATGATTGAAGATGCATGGAAGGAAGGTTTTGATCCTCAGGGGGCCTCTCAACTTAATAACAGGTTACAGGGAACAAAGGCCTGGATTGGagcatgtgaaatatatatactcCTGACCTCCCTAAGGGTAAA GTGTCATATTGTTGATTTTCACAAGTCAACTGGTCCTTTGGGTACACACCCTTGCTTATTTGAATGGATATTAAACTATTATTCTTCAGAGGGGGAAGTGAGTTCAAAGGTAGTGTGTACATCTAAACCTCCCATCTATCTTCAGCATCAAG GTCACAGTCGAACTGTTATCGGaattgaagagaaaagaaaccgAACATTATGTTTACTAATACTTGATCCTGGATGTCCTTCTCGAGAAATGCAGAAATTATTAAAGCAAGACGTAGAGGCTAGCAGTCTCAAGCAACTTCGGAAATCTATGGGAAATTTAAAACATAAGCAATACCAGATAGTAGCAGTAGAGGGTGCTCTTTCTCCAGTAGAGAAAGTT gCCAGGAGACAAGCTTCTCAAGTCTTTACAGCTGAGAAGATTCCTTGA
- the ZUP1 gene encoding zinc finger-containing ubiquitin peptidase 1 isoform X2 → MLSCDICGETVTSEPDMKAHLLIVHMENEIICPFCKLSGVNYDEMCFHIETTHFEQNTLEGNFERINTVQYGTSDNKKDNTLQCGTEVNSSIHSGCASHPKNSAQSLIKDSTLKHEAFYSENLTESRKFLTSREKQSDLTEIKGSIYETTYSPPECPFCGKIEEHREDMETHVKTKHANLLDIPLEDCDQPLYDCPICGLICTNYHILQEHVDLHLEENSFQQGMDRVQCSGDLQLAQQLQQEEDRKRSEESRREIEEFQKLQRQYGLDNSGGYKQQQLRNMEIEVNRGRMPPSEFHRRKADMMESLAIGIDDGKTKTSGIIEALHRYYQNAATDVRRVWLSSVVDHFHSSLGDKGWGCGYRNFQMLLSSLLQNDAYNDCLKGMSIPCIPKIQSMIEDAWKEGFDPQGASQLNNRLQGTKAWIGACEIYILLTSLRVKCHIVDFHKSTGPLGTHPCLFEWILNYYSSEGEVSSKVVCTSKPPIYLQHQGHSRTVIGIEEKRNRTLCLLILDPGCPSREMQKLLKQDVEASSLKQLRKSMGNLKHKQYQIVAVEGALSPVEKVARRQASQVFTAEKIP, encoded by the exons ATGCTTTCCTGTGATATCTGTGGAGAAACAGTAACCTCAGAACCAGACATGAAGGCTCACCTTCTAATTGTTCACatggaaaatgaaattatatgtcCGTTTTGCAAGCTATCAGGTGTGAATTATGATGAAATGTGTTTTCATATTGAAACAACTCATTTTGAGCAGAATACACTTGAAGGAAACTTTGAGAGGATAAATACAGTACAATATGGAACTTCAGATAACAAGAAAGACAACACTCTACAGTGTGGAACAGAAGTTAATTCAAGTATTCATTCAGGTTGTGCGTCTCATCCAAAAAATTCAGCTCAAAGCCTGATTAAAGATAGTACTTTAAAACATGAAGCCTTTTATTCAGAGAACTTAACTGAGTCTAGAAAATTCCTGACAAGTAGGGAAAAACAGTCTGACCTGACCGAAATTAAAGGATCTATTTACGAAACAACGTATAGTCCTCCCGAATGTCCTTTCTGTGGAAAAATAGAGGAGCATAGAGAAGATATGGAAACTCATGTGAAAACAAAGCATGCCAATCTTTTAGACATTCCATTGGAAg ACTGTGATCAACCACTCTATGATTGTCCTATATGTGGGCTCATATGTACAAATTACCATATTCTTCAGGAACATGTTGACTTGCatttagaagaaaacagctttcaACAAG GCATGGATAGAGTCCAGTGTTCTGGTGATCTGCAATTGGCTCAGCAGCTTCAgcaagaagaagacagaaagagatcTGAAGAATCAAGACGAGAAATAGAAGAATTTCAGAAGCTTCAG AGACAATATGGTTTAGATAATTCTGGAGgatacaaacaacaacaactacgAAATATGGAGATAGAAGTAAATAGGGGAAGAATGCCTCCGTCTGAATTTCATAGAAGAAAAGCTGATATGATGGAATCATTAGCTATTGGTATTGatgatggaaaaacaaaaacttctg GAATTATTGAAGCACTTCATAGGTATTATCAGAATGCTGCCACAGATGTGAGGCGGGTGTGGCTTTCTTCGGTGGTGGATCACTTTCATTCATCTTTAGGCGACAAAGGTTGGGGTTGTGGTTACAGAAATTTCCAAATGCTACTTTCATCATTATTACAAAATGATGCTTATAATGATTGCTTAAAAG gtatGTCGATTCCTTGCATTCCAAAAATTCAATCCATGATTGAAGATGCATGGAAGGAAGGTTTTGATCCTCAGGGGGCCTCTCAACTTAATAACAGGTTACAGGGAACAAAGGCCTGGATTGGagcatgtgaaatatatatactcCTGACCTCCCTAAGGGTAAA GTGTCATATTGTTGATTTTCACAAGTCAACTGGTCCTTTGGGTACACACCCTTGCTTATTTGAATGGATATTAAACTATTATTCTTCAGAGGGGGAAGTGAGTTCAAAGGTAGTGTGTACATCTAAACCTCCCATCTATCTTCAGCATCAAG GTCACAGTCGAACTGTTATCGGaattgaagagaaaagaaaccgAACATTATGTTTACTAATACTTGATCCTGGATGTCCTTCTCGAGAAATGCAGAAATTATTAAAGCAAGACGTAGAGGCTAGCAGTCTCAAGCAACTTCGGAAATCTATGGGAAATTTAAAACATAAGCAATACCAGATAGTAGCAGTAGAGGGTGCTCTTTCTCCAGTAGAGAAAGTT gCCAGGAGACAAGCTTCTCAAGTCTTTACAGCTGAGAAGATTCCTTGA
- the ZUP1 gene encoding zinc finger-containing ubiquitin peptidase 1 isoform X3, whose amino-acid sequence MLSCDICGETVTSEPDMKAHLLIVHMENEIICPFCKLSGVNYDEMCFHIETTHFEQNTLEGNFERINTVQYGTSDNKKDNTLQCGTEVNSSIHSGCASHPKNSAQSLIKDSTLKHEAFYSENLTESRKFLTSREKQSDLTEIKGSIYETTYSPPECPFCGKIEEHREDMETHVKTKHANLLDIPLEDCDQPLYDCPICGLICTNYHILQEHVDLHLEENSFQQAGMDRVQCSGDLQLAQQLQQEEDRKRSEESRREIEEFQKLQRQYGLDNSGGYKQQQLRNMEIEVNRGRMPPSEFHRRKADMMESLAIGIDDGKTKTSGIIEALHRYYQNAATDVRRVWLSSVVDHFHSSLGDKGMSIPCIPKIQSMIEDAWKEGFDPQGASQLNNRLQGTKAWIGACEIYILLTSLRVKCHIVDFHKSTGPLGTHPCLFEWILNYYSSEGEVSSKVVCTSKPPIYLQHQGHSRTVIGIEEKRNRTLCLLILDPGCPSREMQKLLKQDVEASSLKQLRKSMGNLKHKQYQIVAVEGALSPVEKVARRQASQVFTAEKIP is encoded by the exons ATGCTTTCCTGTGATATCTGTGGAGAAACAGTAACCTCAGAACCAGACATGAAGGCTCACCTTCTAATTGTTCACatggaaaatgaaattatatgtcCGTTTTGCAAGCTATCAGGTGTGAATTATGATGAAATGTGTTTTCATATTGAAACAACTCATTTTGAGCAGAATACACTTGAAGGAAACTTTGAGAGGATAAATACAGTACAATATGGAACTTCAGATAACAAGAAAGACAACACTCTACAGTGTGGAACAGAAGTTAATTCAAGTATTCATTCAGGTTGTGCGTCTCATCCAAAAAATTCAGCTCAAAGCCTGATTAAAGATAGTACTTTAAAACATGAAGCCTTTTATTCAGAGAACTTAACTGAGTCTAGAAAATTCCTGACAAGTAGGGAAAAACAGTCTGACCTGACCGAAATTAAAGGATCTATTTACGAAACAACGTATAGTCCTCCCGAATGTCCTTTCTGTGGAAAAATAGAGGAGCATAGAGAAGATATGGAAACTCATGTGAAAACAAAGCATGCCAATCTTTTAGACATTCCATTGGAAg ACTGTGATCAACCACTCTATGATTGTCCTATATGTGGGCTCATATGTACAAATTACCATATTCTTCAGGAACATGTTGACTTGCatttagaagaaaacagctttcaACAAG CAGGCATGGATAGAGTCCAGTGTTCTGGTGATCTGCAATTGGCTCAGCAGCTTCAgcaagaagaagacagaaagagatcTGAAGAATCAAGACGAGAAATAGAAGAATTTCAGAAGCTTCAG AGACAATATGGTTTAGATAATTCTGGAGgatacaaacaacaacaactacgAAATATGGAGATAGAAGTAAATAGGGGAAGAATGCCTCCGTCTGAATTTCATAGAAGAAAAGCTGATATGATGGAATCATTAGCTATTGGTATTGatgatggaaaaacaaaaacttctg GAATTATTGAAGCACTTCATAGGTATTATCAGAATGCTGCCACAGATGTGAGGCGGGTGTGGCTTTCTTCGGTGGTGGATCACTTTCATTCATCTTTAGGCGACAAAG gtatGTCGATTCCTTGCATTCCAAAAATTCAATCCATGATTGAAGATGCATGGAAGGAAGGTTTTGATCCTCAGGGGGCCTCTCAACTTAATAACAGGTTACAGGGAACAAAGGCCTGGATTGGagcatgtgaaatatatatactcCTGACCTCCCTAAGGGTAAA GTGTCATATTGTTGATTTTCACAAGTCAACTGGTCCTTTGGGTACACACCCTTGCTTATTTGAATGGATATTAAACTATTATTCTTCAGAGGGGGAAGTGAGTTCAAAGGTAGTGTGTACATCTAAACCTCCCATCTATCTTCAGCATCAAG GTCACAGTCGAACTGTTATCGGaattgaagagaaaagaaaccgAACATTATGTTTACTAATACTTGATCCTGGATGTCCTTCTCGAGAAATGCAGAAATTATTAAAGCAAGACGTAGAGGCTAGCAGTCTCAAGCAACTTCGGAAATCTATGGGAAATTTAAAACATAAGCAATACCAGATAGTAGCAGTAGAGGGTGCTCTTTCTCCAGTAGAGAAAGTT gCCAGGAGACAAGCTTCTCAAGTCTTTACAGCTGAGAAGATTCCTTGA